A DNA window from Pirellulales bacterium contains the following coding sequences:
- the bshB1 gene encoding bacillithiol biosynthesis deacetylase BshB1, protein MVRHTSWIVGGGHLFAKEIILLDVLVISPHPDDAELGMAGAMLRFKADGQRVGILDLTSGEPTPQGSLEIRARETEAATRILGIDWRRNLGLPNRSLEHTLEARRQLAGVIRQVKPRWLFAPYWVDAHPDHVAATDLIEAARFWAKLSKSDLPGEPFHPQRVFHYFCVHLRLSVPPAFVLDISDYWEEKRASIECYHSQFLAGRPPGAATIVDRLRDEAAYFGGLIGVKYGEPFASREPLGLASFRDFV, encoded by the coding sequence ATGGTCCGTCATACTTCCTGGATTGTCGGGGGGGGCCATCTTTTTGCCAAGGAAATCATCTTGCTCGACGTACTCGTCATTTCGCCCCATCCGGACGACGCCGAGCTCGGTATGGCGGGAGCCATGCTCCGCTTCAAGGCCGACGGCCAGCGAGTGGGCATTCTCGATCTCACCTCGGGAGAACCCACGCCCCAGGGGAGCCTGGAGATCCGCGCTCGCGAGACCGAGGCGGCCACGAGGATCTTGGGCATCGATTGGCGGCGGAATCTCGGGCTGCCGAACCGCAGCCTCGAGCACACGCTGGAGGCCCGGCGCCAGCTTGCTGGCGTCATACGCCAGGTAAAGCCGCGGTGGCTGTTTGCGCCCTACTGGGTCGACGCCCATCCCGACCATGTGGCCGCCACCGATCTGATCGAGGCGGCCCGGTTCTGGGCCAAGCTGTCGAAATCGGACCTGCCGGGGGAGCCTTTCCACCCGCAACGGGTCTTTCATTATTTCTGTGTGCATCTGCGGCTTTCGGTGCCTCCGGCGTTCGTGCTCGATATCTCGGACTATTGGGAGGAGAAGCGCGCCTCGATCGAGTGCTATCACAGCCAGTTCCTGGCCGGACGGCCCCCGGGCGCGGCCACGATCGTCGATCGCCTGCGCGACGAGGCCGCCTACTTCGGCGGACTGATCGGCGTGAAATATGGCGAGCCGTTCGCGAGTCGTGAGCCGCTCGGACTGGCCAGCTTCCGCGACTTCGTCTGA
- a CDS encoding carboxypeptidase M32, with translation MTTATDRDAYDDLCQHVREAALLKSTLDLLEWDERTMLPPAGGEYRAEQITYLSGMIHDRWTDPRLGEWLAALKASPLAADPTSETGATIKELTRTYDRKVKLPKPLVEELARTAVLGQQAWIVARQGDDFAKFAPLLTKMIDLKRQEAAALGYQESSYDPLLDEYEPGARTLEVTAVLAALREDLVPLVAEIGASSRRPNEELITRLYPRRAQEGFGTAAAARIGFEFDSGRLDVTAHPFCTTTGPRDCRITTRYDEHHFPGAFFGILHEAGHGIYEQGLPSENYGLPLGEAISLGIHESQSRLWENQVGRSRAFWNYFYPQAQQAFPEALGQVALDDFYFAINDVRPSLIRVEADEATYNLHILIRFELEQALIAGELVVADLPGAWNEKYQQYLGITPPNDADGVLQDIHWSAGLIGYFPTYSLGNLYAAQFAEQADTDLGGLAALFERGDFLPLRDWLREKIHRHGRRYSATQLVERVTGKPLSHRPLIAHLRGKFGPLYGLKS, from the coding sequence ATGACGACTGCCACCGATCGAGATGCCTACGACGACCTCTGCCAGCACGTGCGCGAAGCGGCGCTGCTGAAATCCACCCTCGATCTGCTCGAATGGGACGAACGCACGATGCTGCCACCGGCCGGCGGCGAGTATCGCGCCGAGCAGATCACCTATCTCTCGGGCATGATTCACGACCGCTGGACCGATCCCCGGCTCGGCGAGTGGCTCGCGGCACTGAAAGCCAGCCCCCTGGCGGCCGATCCCACGAGCGAGACCGGCGCCACGATCAAGGAGCTCACCCGCACGTACGACCGCAAGGTGAAGCTCCCCAAGCCGCTCGTCGAGGAGTTGGCCCGCACGGCCGTCTTGGGGCAGCAGGCCTGGATCGTGGCCCGGCAGGGGGACGACTTCGCCAAGTTCGCCCCGCTGCTGACCAAGATGATCGACCTGAAGCGGCAGGAAGCGGCGGCGCTGGGCTACCAGGAAAGCTCGTACGATCCGTTGCTCGACGAGTACGAGCCGGGCGCTCGCACGCTGGAAGTAACTGCCGTACTGGCCGCCCTGCGCGAGGACCTGGTCCCCCTGGTGGCGGAGATCGGCGCCAGCTCTCGACGGCCGAACGAGGAGCTCATCACCCGGCTCTACCCGCGCCGCGCGCAGGAGGGGTTCGGCACGGCCGCCGCGGCCAGGATCGGTTTCGAGTTCGACAGTGGCCGACTCGACGTCACGGCGCATCCTTTCTGCACGACGACGGGGCCGCGCGATTGCCGGATCACGACCCGCTACGACGAGCACCATTTTCCCGGCGCCTTCTTTGGCATCCTGCACGAGGCCGGCCACGGCATCTACGAACAAGGGCTGCCCAGCGAAAACTACGGCCTCCCGCTGGGCGAAGCGATCTCGCTCGGCATTCACGAATCGCAGTCGCGCCTGTGGGAGAATCAGGTCGGTCGCAGCCGCGCGTTCTGGAATTATTTCTACCCCCAGGCACAGCAGGCCTTCCCCGAGGCATTGGGCCAGGTCGCGCTCGACGATTTCTACTTCGCCATCAACGACGTGCGGCCCTCGCTCATTCGTGTCGAGGCGGACGAGGCAACGTACAATCTACACATTCTGATCCGCTTCGAGCTGGAACAGGCGCTCATCGCGGGCGAACTGGTCGTGGCCGATCTGCCCGGCGCCTGGAACGAGAAGTACCAGCAGTACCTGGGCATCACACCCCCGAACGATGCCGACGGCGTGCTACAGGACATCCATTGGAGCGCGGGCTTGATCGGCTATTTCCCCACCTATTCGCTGGGCAACCTCTACGCGGCCCAGTTCGCCGAGCAGGCCGATACCGACTTGGGGGGACTGGCGGCGCTGTTCGAACGTGGCGACTTCTTGCCGCTACGCGATTGGCTCCGCGAGAAGATTCACCGCCACGGGCGGCGCTACAGCGCCACGCAACTCGTCGAGCGAGTGACGGGCAAGCCTCTCTCGCATCGCCCGTTGATAGCACATTTGCGTGGCAAGTTTGGCCCCCTCTACGGCCTGAAATCGTGA